A portion of the Bdellovibrio bacteriovorus genome contains these proteins:
- a CDS encoding 3'-5' exoribonuclease YhaM family protein encodes MEKQTVQNLKDKDSVDAMFLVKEKNVGVGKNGRAFMVLQLGDNTGTIEGRLWDRVDELTREFELGDVIKVKGQVQLFQNRKQLIVHRLERIDPTQVNFEDFMPKASKDSEDMLVELLQMVRSMKNDHLRQLVLDTLEDPEIKPMVLRAPAAKSIHHAWIGGLLEHILSICRIMDFMGKHYPFLNRDLLLFGAIFHDIGKLWELSYENGISYTDRGRLIGHMQIACELVDKKASRILGFTEELRDICKHIILSHHGKLEYGSPKRPKFMEAMVIAMVDDFDSKVSTLKTILDNERASGEKWSRYNELFDRYFLLDDMNEKL; translated from the coding sequence ATGGAAAAGCAGACGGTTCAAAACTTAAAAGATAAAGACTCTGTCGATGCGATGTTTTTGGTAAAAGAAAAAAATGTCGGCGTCGGTAAAAACGGTCGCGCTTTTATGGTTTTGCAATTAGGTGATAACACCGGCACGATCGAAGGCCGTTTGTGGGACCGCGTGGATGAATTGACTCGCGAATTTGAGCTGGGCGATGTCATCAAAGTTAAAGGCCAAGTTCAGCTTTTCCAAAATCGCAAACAACTGATCGTGCATCGTTTAGAACGTATCGACCCGACTCAAGTGAACTTTGAAGACTTTATGCCAAAGGCCTCTAAAGACTCTGAAGACATGTTGGTGGAGCTTTTACAAATGGTGCGCTCAATGAAAAACGATCATTTGCGCCAATTGGTTCTGGATACTTTAGAAGATCCGGAAATCAAGCCCATGGTTTTGCGTGCACCCGCGGCGAAATCAATTCATCATGCCTGGATCGGTGGGTTATTAGAACATATTCTTTCCATCTGTCGCATCATGGATTTCATGGGGAAGCATTATCCATTCTTAAATCGTGATCTGCTTTTGTTTGGTGCGATTTTTCACGACATCGGCAAGCTGTGGGAACTTTCTTACGAAAATGGAATTTCTTACACGGATCGTGGACGCCTTATTGGACACATGCAAATAGCTTGTGAATTAGTAGATAAAAAAGCCTCTCGCATTTTAGGTTTTACTGAAGAGCTGAGGGATATCTGTAAGCACATTATTTTAAGTCATCACGGAAAATTGGAATACGGTTCACCGAAGCGTCCGAAGTTTATGGAAGCCATGGTTATCGCCATGGTCGATGATTTCGACAGCAAGGTCTCGACTTTAAAGACGATCCTTGATAATGAACGCGCATCGGGTGAAAAGTGGTCTCGTTATAATGAGCTCTTTGATCGCTATTTCTTGCTCGATGATATGAACGAGAAGTTGTGA